One genomic segment of Cellulophaga sp. HaHaR_3_176 includes these proteins:
- a CDS encoding glycosyltransferase family 4 protein, with product MHYPPPMHGAAMVGQYIMDSGLINENFENKFINLSTSTTIESIGKGGMGKLFRYISILWRSTIALLFFRPNLVYITLTSGGSGFYKDAIIALIAKMCNKKICYHFHNKRSTNEKRGFVSHNLNKIVFKNASVILLSKYLYPDFEEYVDIENVYYCPNGVPKIERDFSVEEAFSKKEVPKILFLSNLLVTKGVFVLLEALAILKNKKVDFNCTFVGAEGDIKTDDFYKELKKLNLNTSVNYVGKKYGAEKELIFSQNNIFVFPSFNETFGLVNLEAMQFSLPVISTFEGGIPDVVEDGVTGYLVPPKNTEKLADKIEELIKNPGLALKMGSKGKERYQENFTLKIWEKKLLGILKKITE from the coding sequence ATGCACTACCCTCCACCTATGCATGGGGCTGCCATGGTGGGTCAATATATTATGGATAGTGGTTTAATTAATGAAAATTTTGAAAATAAGTTTATAAACTTAAGTACTTCAACAACTATAGAAAGTATAGGTAAAGGTGGTATGGGTAAGTTATTTAGGTACATTAGTATTCTTTGGAGAAGTACAATTGCTTTACTTTTTTTTAGACCAAATCTAGTTTATATAACCTTAACTTCAGGTGGATCTGGGTTTTATAAAGATGCAATTATTGCATTAATTGCTAAAATGTGTAATAAAAAAATATGCTATCATTTTCATAATAAAAGAAGTACAAATGAAAAAAGAGGATTTGTAAGTCATAACTTAAATAAAATTGTATTTAAAAATGCATCTGTAATTTTATTATCAAAATATCTATATCCTGATTTTGAAGAATATGTAGATATAGAGAATGTATATTATTGCCCAAATGGGGTGCCTAAAATTGAACGTGATTTTTCTGTTGAAGAAGCATTTAGTAAAAAAGAAGTGCCTAAAATTCTTTTTCTTTCTAACTTATTAGTAACTAAAGGTGTATTTGTTTTGTTAGAGGCTTTAGCAATTCTTAAAAATAAAAAAGTAGATTTCAATTGCACATTTGTTGGAGCTGAGGGAGATATAAAAACAGATGATTTTTACAAGGAGTTAAAAAAATTAAATCTTAATACTTCTGTCAATTATGTAGGTAAAAAATACGGAGCAGAAAAAGAACTAATTTTTAGTCAAAATAATATTTTCGTTTTCCCTTCTTTTAATGAAACATTTGGGTTGGTTAATTTAGAAGCTATGCAGTTTTCTCTTCCCGTGATTTCAACTTTTGAAGGAGGAATTCCTGATGTAGTAGAGGATGGAGTTACAGGCTATTTAGTTCCACCAAAAAATACAGAGAAATTAGCAGATAAAATTGAAGAATTAATAAAAAATCCAGGCTTAGCCTTAAAAATGGGAAGTAAAGGAAAAGAAAGATATCAAGAAAATTTCACTTTAAAAATATGGGAAAAAAAACTATTAGGTATTCTTAAAAAAATCACGGAATGA
- a CDS encoding WecB/TagA/CpsF family glycosyltransferase, translated as MKTLNYTISTDYPKLPIISKTIINTINPHSYCVSKKDDSFAKALQSSDFLLPDGIGIVWASKFLNKKQIIKIAGFDIFLFLMKDLNETSGSCFFLGASQKTLNLIKQKAAKEYPNVKVNCFSPPYKAKFTEEDSTEMCNKVNEFKPDVLFVGMTAPKQEKWVYDFQSQLDSKVICSIGAVFDFYAGVVERPSQFWIKLGLEWLPRFLKEPKRLAERNLISTPKFILEVFSFKLRGKGFL; from the coding sequence ATGAAAACTTTAAATTACACAATTTCAACGGATTACCCTAAATTGCCAATAATTAGTAAAACAATTATCAATACAATAAACCCTCATAGTTACTGTGTATCTAAAAAAGATGATTCATTTGCAAAAGCACTTCAATCATCTGATTTTTTATTACCTGATGGTATTGGGATTGTTTGGGCGTCTAAATTTTTAAATAAAAAGCAAATAATTAAAATAGCTGGTTTTGATATTTTTCTATTTCTAATGAAAGATTTAAACGAAACAAGTGGTTCTTGTTTCTTTTTAGGAGCATCGCAAAAAACATTAAACTTAATTAAACAAAAAGCAGCAAAAGAATATCCTAACGTAAAAGTTAATTGTTTTTCGCCGCCCTACAAAGCAAAGTTCACAGAAGAGGATAGTACTGAAATGTGTAATAAAGTTAATGAGTTTAAACCAGATGTTTTGTTTGTTGGAATGACAGCTCCAAAACAAGAAAAATGGGTTTATGATTTTCAAAGTCAATTAGATTCGAAAGTTATTTGCTCAATAGGTGCTGTGTTTGATTTTTATGCAGGAGTTGTTGAAAGGCCTAGTCAATTTTGGATTAAATTAGGTTTAGAATGGTTACCACGTTTTTTAAAAGAACCTAAACGTTTGGCAGAAAGAAATTTAATATCAACACCTAAATTCATCCTTGAAGTATTTAGTTTTAAATTAAGAGGAAAAGGTTTTTTATAA
- a CDS encoding tyrosine-protein kinase — MKESHYIIDKDQNNESIDIKEIILNYIKFWPWFLGSIFIALFFGYLYTRYAPVIYSTVAKIKIIDDAKEFNVASNPLELLNNGSDINMDNEIEILKSYKLLSQVVDELDLDVSYQEVGTIKTRQAWNAPFFITKLFDNDSLKKSKSFEVEVRNNNLIIINEGSEDVMISKNKKISIDSVPLLVNFKENINFKEFDGMSFRVTLSPKKEATLELSEKLQIAPVNKKSEILKLTLDGESIEKSEVILNTVIQKFNDDGVQDRQLVSKRTLDFIDERLIYLSTELDSIEVGKKDFKTLNNLSYIEADAGATLQKRAASQNEAETLQTQVALTKLIKNNLEEEDSFNTLPSNLGLENSSVNNLTDQYNDMIFQREKLLISVGENHPTLKVLNDQIKNVKKSIVRSVANYQSQLRLSLGQVNQERSIAGSVFSSLPEKEKMLRSIERQQSIKENLFLLLLQKREEAAINFAVTAPSVKVVDYGLTSNTPLFPKKMNVYLIALFLGVLLPLATLFVLHYLDTKIHSRLDVEKLNPEIPVAAEIPFLDKEKVFQENSERSVLTESFRILSASTNYLLPVKKDEGQVILVTSAVKGEGKSLTAFNLSLAYASIKKKVLLVGADLRNPQLHTFFDTNKNVTGLVDYLYDSETPLDKCINNGYNNNQYHHICFSGSIPPNAPELLSGESFEKFLNEVKKSYDFIIIDSAPVLLVADTLLISKYADLTLFLARAGFTDKKLLSMSKELNRTNKINNMAYVVNEVGNGKTSDYNYGYGYGYNSEE; from the coding sequence ATGAAAGAGTCACATTACATTATAGATAAAGATCAAAACAACGAATCTATAGATATAAAAGAAATAATTTTAAATTACATTAAATTTTGGCCATGGTTCTTGGGGTCAATATTTATTGCATTATTCTTTGGTTATTTATATACACGTTATGCACCAGTAATTTACAGTACTGTAGCTAAAATTAAAATTATAGACGATGCTAAAGAGTTTAATGTAGCATCAAACCCATTGGAGTTGCTTAATAATGGGTCTGATATTAATATGGATAATGAGATAGAAATTTTAAAATCTTATAAATTATTAAGCCAAGTTGTTGATGAACTTGATTTAGATGTTTCTTATCAAGAAGTAGGAACTATAAAAACGCGACAAGCTTGGAATGCTCCTTTTTTTATCACTAAATTATTTGATAACGATAGCTTAAAAAAATCAAAATCTTTTGAAGTTGAAGTTCGAAATAATAATTTAATAATTATTAATGAGGGTTCAGAAGATGTAATGATAAGCAAGAACAAGAAAATTAGTATAGACTCGGTACCATTATTAGTGAATTTCAAAGAGAATATAAACTTTAAAGAATTTGATGGAATGTCGTTTAGAGTAACTCTTTCACCTAAAAAAGAGGCTACATTAGAACTTTCTGAAAAATTGCAAATAGCGCCAGTTAACAAAAAAAGTGAAATATTAAAATTGACACTCGATGGGGAAAGTATAGAGAAATCCGAAGTCATTTTAAATACTGTAATTCAAAAATTTAATGATGATGGAGTTCAAGATAGACAACTAGTTTCTAAAAGAACGCTAGATTTTATAGATGAAAGGTTAATATATTTATCGACTGAGCTGGACTCAATAGAGGTGGGAAAAAAAGATTTTAAGACTCTGAATAATCTTTCTTATATAGAAGCAGATGCAGGTGCTACTTTGCAAAAAAGAGCAGCTTCACAAAATGAAGCTGAAACCTTGCAAACACAAGTTGCATTAACAAAGCTTATTAAAAATAATTTAGAAGAAGAAGATTCTTTCAATACACTACCAAGTAATTTAGGTTTAGAAAATAGTAGTGTTAATAATTTGACAGATCAATATAATGATATGATCTTTCAAAGAGAAAAATTATTAATTAGTGTAGGAGAAAATCATCCAACGCTTAAAGTTTTAAATGATCAAATTAAGAATGTAAAGAAAAGTATTGTTCGATCTGTAGCAAATTACCAGAGCCAATTAAGATTGTCTTTAGGGCAAGTAAACCAAGAAAGAAGTATTGCCGGTAGTGTTTTTTCTTCATTGCCAGAAAAAGAAAAAATGTTAAGGTCTATTGAAAGACAGCAGAGTATTAAAGAAAATTTATTTTTACTCTTATTGCAGAAAAGAGAAGAAGCTGCAATAAATTTTGCAGTAACGGCTCCATCAGTAAAAGTTGTAGACTATGGTTTAACAAGTAATACACCTTTGTTTCCTAAAAAGATGAATGTGTATTTAATAGCTTTGTTTTTAGGAGTATTACTTCCTTTAGCAACCTTATTTGTACTTCATTATTTAGATACAAAAATCCATAGCAGATTAGATGTCGAAAAATTAAACCCTGAAATTCCTGTTGCAGCAGAAATTCCTTTTTTAGACAAAGAAAAAGTTTTTCAGGAAAATAGTGAGAGATCTGTTTTAACAGAATCATTTAGAATATTAAGTGCAAGTACTAATTATTTATTACCTGTTAAAAAAGATGAAGGGCAAGTTATTTTAGTTACTTCAGCAGTTAAGGGCGAAGGGAAATCTTTGACAGCTTTTAATCTTTCTTTAGCTTATGCTAGTATTAAAAAGAAGGTGTTATTGGTTGGTGCAGATTTAAGAAACCCCCAATTACATACTTTTTTTGATACAAACAAAAATGTAACAGGACTAGTAGATTATTTATACGATTCAGAAACTCCTTTAGATAAGTGTATCAATAATGGTTACAACAATAACCAATATCATCATATATGTTTTAGTGGGTCAATACCTCCAAATGCACCTGAGTTACTATCAGGTGAATCTTTTGAGAAATTTTTAAATGAAGTGAAAAAATCATATGATTTTATAATTATAGATTCGGCTCCAGTATTATTAGTTGCAGATACTTTACTTATTTCAAAGTACGCAGACCTTACTTTATTTCTTGCAAGAGCTGGTTTTACGGATAAAAAACTACTTTCTATGTCAAAAGAGTTGAATAGAACGAATAAGATTAATAATATGGCTTATGTCGTAAATGAAGTAGGTAATGGTAAAACTTCTGATTATAATTATGGTTACGGCTATGGTTATAATTCAGAAGAGTAA
- a CDS encoding efflux RND transporter periplasmic adaptor subunit, producing the protein MKKIHVFIGLLLVLHISCENKKEEKKEETKFLITSPVKKDTSITKDYVSQIHSIRHIEVRALEKGYLQQISVDEGQVVKKGQQMFHIMPNVYQADLQKAQAEAKVSEIELQNTKLLADGNVVSQNEYVMAKANFDKANAEVSLARTHLGFTDIKAPFSGIMNHLHVREGSLLDEGELLTTLSDNSKMWVYFNVPESEYLDYITSKDKDTKKSVNLLMANNKVFNQTGIVETIEADFNNETGNIAFRATFNNPDGILRHGETGSILMTTPYVGALIIPQKATFEILDKKYVFIVDKDNIVRQTEISVAAELPHLFVISKGLKATDKLLLDGIRMVKNNEKISTEFIEPNEVISKLAVYAE; encoded by the coding sequence ATGAAGAAAATTCATGTGTTTATTGGCTTACTATTAGTCCTACATATAAGTTGCGAAAACAAAAAAGAAGAGAAGAAAGAAGAAACTAAATTTTTGATTACCAGTCCTGTAAAAAAAGATACTTCAATCACAAAAGATTACGTAAGTCAAATACATTCTATACGCCATATAGAGGTACGTGCTCTAGAAAAAGGATATTTACAACAGATTTCGGTAGACGAAGGTCAGGTTGTGAAAAAGGGGCAACAAATGTTCCATATCATGCCCAATGTTTATCAAGCAGATCTTCAAAAAGCACAGGCAGAGGCTAAGGTTTCAGAAATTGAATTGCAAAACACAAAACTATTGGCAGATGGTAACGTAGTATCTCAAAACGAGTATGTAATGGCTAAAGCTAATTTTGATAAAGCGAATGCAGAAGTTTCACTGGCAAGAACTCACTTAGGCTTTACAGACATAAAAGCACCTTTTAGTGGTATTATGAACCATCTACATGTAAGAGAAGGAAGCCTTTTAGATGAAGGAGAGTTATTAACTACGCTTTCTGATAATAGTAAAATGTGGGTGTATTTTAATGTGCCTGAATCAGAATATTTAGACTATATCACCAGTAAAGATAAAGACACTAAAAAATCTGTTAACCTTTTAATGGCAAACAATAAAGTCTTTAATCAAACAGGAATTGTAGAAACAATTGAAGCAGATTTTAATAATGAAACTGGTAATATAGCTTTCAGAGCAACTTTTAATAACCCAGACGGTATTCTTAGACATGGAGAAACTGGTAGTATATTAATGACAACACCTTATGTAGGTGCATTGATAATTCCACAAAAAGCAACATTCGAAATTCTAGATAAAAAATATGTATTTATTGTAGATAAAGATAATATCGTTAGACAAACTGAAATTTCCGTAGCAGCAGAATTACCACATTTATTTGTAATAAGTAAAGGTTTAAAAGCTACCGATAAATTACTATTGGATGGAATCCGTATGGTAAAAAACAATGAAAAAATTAGCACTGAATTTATTGAACCTAATGAAGTGATTTCAAAGTTGGCTGTTTACGCCGAGTAA
- a CDS encoding efflux RND transporter permease subunit, translated as MFSNFIKRPVLAIVISVIIVFTGLLSIKQLPISQFPEIAPTTVNIFIAYPGSSADVLVKSTLIPLETAINGVQGMRYIASDATSAGEGTLRIIFEPGTDPDQAVVRVKTRVDQVMPLLPELVQREGVIITPVQPSMLMYVNLYSDNVDDHELFLYNYAYTKMIPEIQRIDGIASAQILGSRKYAMRVWLKPDRMRAYNVSAEEVLKAMEEQSILARPGRIGQSSGKTSQSLEYVLMYQDRYDEPEQYEDIIIKANKEGEILKLGDLAEVELGSEFFDIYSNLDGKPSASIVLKQTFGSNASDVIAEVKDKLKELKADLPSGMEYKISYDVSNFLNASIEQVIHTLRDAFILVAIVVFLFLGDWRSTLIPIIAVPVSLIGAFFIMQLFGLSINLITLFALVLAIGIVVDDAIVVVEAVHAKMEETHLGPYEAVKLVVNEIGGAIIAITLVMVSVFIPIAFMTGPVGVFYRQFSITMAGSIILSAIVALTLTPVLCAMILKNNHGKTKKKSPIDKFIDWFNRGFEKLTGRYVKILNKIVARRILTFGILIAFCVGIFITNESLPAGFIPNEDQGMIYAIIQTPPGSTLERTNDIARKLQKICEGTEGIESVSSLAGYEIMTEGRGSNAGTCLINLKPWSERHHSVHEIMEELEEETKNLGAVIEYFEPPAVPGFGSSGGFSMRLLDKTNGTDYHEFEKINNDFMDALSKREELTGLFTFYSANYPQYELKINNKIAMQKGVSIDKAMENLNILIGSTYEQGFIRFGRFFKVYTQAAPEYRALPSDLEKLFVKNEEGEMVPYSAFMTMEKRLGPNEITRYNLYNSASIRGLPAPGFTSGDAIDAINEVAKESLPRGYDVAWEGLSYDEAQRGNESIYIFAVVLIFVYFVLAAQYESFLLPFAIILSLPVGVLGSFLLLKAMGLANDVYAQIGLIMLVGLLGKNGVLIVEFAVQKRRQGSTILEAAIEGAKVRFRPILMTSFAFMAGLIPLVVAHGAGAIGNKTIGGSAMGGMLMGTVFGILIIPGLYYIFATMADGRSLIKGESTEPVSEELVRNSEGKSKTNVALKEVKKLLKKLTQKNENE; from the coding sequence ATGTTCAGTAATTTTATAAAAAGACCGGTATTGGCAATCGTCATATCGGTAATAATCGTATTTACAGGTTTGCTTTCTATTAAGCAATTACCTATATCACAATTTCCAGAAATAGCACCTACTACAGTAAACATTTTTATTGCTTACCCAGGTTCAAGTGCAGATGTATTAGTGAAATCTACACTAATACCATTAGAAACAGCTATAAACGGAGTACAAGGAATGCGTTACATCGCATCTGATGCAACAAGTGCAGGTGAAGGTACACTACGTATTATATTCGAACCAGGTACAGATCCTGATCAAGCTGTTGTACGAGTAAAAACAAGAGTGGATCAGGTTATGCCTTTACTGCCAGAGTTAGTGCAACGTGAAGGGGTAATCATTACACCTGTACAGCCAAGTATGTTAATGTATGTAAATTTATATAGTGATAATGTAGATGATCACGAATTGTTTTTATATAACTATGCTTATACTAAAATGATACCAGAAATTCAGCGAATTGATGGTATTGCTAGTGCGCAAATTTTAGGGAGTCGTAAGTACGCAATGCGTGTTTGGTTAAAACCAGATCGTATGCGTGCCTATAATGTTTCTGCAGAAGAAGTATTAAAAGCGATGGAGGAGCAAAGTATTTTGGCTAGACCAGGCAGAATTGGCCAAAGCTCAGGAAAAACTTCACAATCTTTAGAATATGTATTAATGTATCAGGATAGGTACGATGAGCCAGAGCAATATGAAGATATTATTATTAAAGCGAATAAAGAGGGTGAAATTTTAAAGTTAGGAGACCTTGCGGAAGTTGAATTAGGAAGTGAGTTTTTCGACATTTATTCAAATTTAGATGGCAAGCCTTCTGCATCAATTGTATTGAAACAAACTTTTGGTAGTAATGCAAGTGATGTTATCGCAGAAGTAAAGGATAAACTTAAAGAGTTAAAGGCAGATTTACCATCTGGTATGGAGTATAAAATTAGTTATGATGTATCTAACTTTTTAAATGCCTCTATAGAACAAGTTATTCATACGCTTAGAGATGCTTTTATTTTAGTAGCCATAGTTGTTTTCTTATTTTTAGGTGATTGGAGGTCTACTTTAATTCCGATTATAGCAGTACCTGTTTCTTTAATAGGAGCTTTTTTTATAATGCAATTGTTTGGCTTGTCTATCAATTTAATAACACTATTTGCATTGGTTCTCGCCATAGGAATAGTCGTCGATGATGCTATTGTTGTTGTAGAAGCAGTACATGCTAAAATGGAAGAAACACATTTAGGGCCTTATGAAGCTGTAAAGCTCGTCGTGAATGAAATAGGAGGAGCTATTATAGCAATAACCTTAGTAATGGTTTCTGTATTTATTCCGATTGCATTTATGACGGGTCCTGTTGGTGTTTTCTACAGGCAATTCTCGATTACAATGGCAGGATCTATTATTTTATCTGCGATTGTAGCACTTACATTAACACCTGTACTTTGTGCTATGATTCTTAAAAATAATCATGGTAAGACTAAAAAGAAATCACCTATAGATAAATTTATAGATTGGTTTAATAGAGGGTTCGAGAAGCTGACAGGCAGATATGTGAAAATTCTAAATAAAATTGTTGCTAGAAGAATTTTAACTTTTGGAATTTTAATAGCATTCTGCGTTGGAATATTCATAACAAACGAATCATTACCTGCTGGTTTTATTCCGAATGAAGATCAAGGGATGATATATGCCATTATACAAACTCCACCAGGTTCTACATTAGAGCGTACTAACGATATTGCTAGAAAACTACAGAAGATATGTGAGGGAACAGAAGGAATAGAATCAGTTTCTTCTCTGGCAGGATATGAGATTATGACGGAAGGTAGAGGCTCAAATGCAGGTACGTGTTTGATTAACCTAAAACCTTGGTCTGAGCGTCATCATTCTGTACATGAAATTATGGAAGAATTAGAAGAGGAAACTAAAAATTTGGGTGCAGTTATCGAATATTTTGAGCCACCAGCAGTACCAGGTTTTGGGTCTTCAGGAGGATTTTCAATGCGTTTATTAGATAAAACTAATGGTACCGATTATCATGAATTTGAAAAAATTAATAATGATTTTATGGATGCCTTATCTAAGCGTGAAGAACTTACAGGTTTGTTTACGTTTTATTCAGCAAATTACCCACAGTATGAGTTGAAAATCAATAATAAAATTGCAATGCAAAAAGGTGTTTCTATTGATAAAGCAATGGAAAATTTAAATATATTGATAGGGAGTACTTACGAGCAAGGATTTATACGTTTTGGAAGGTTTTTTAAAGTGTATACTCAAGCTGCACCAGAATATAGAGCTTTACCATCAGACCTTGAAAAATTATTTGTAAAGAATGAAGAAGGTGAAATGGTTCCATATTCTGCATTTATGACTATGGAAAAACGTTTAGGGCCTAATGAGATTACTCGGTACAATTTATATAATTCTGCATCAATTCGAGGACTACCAGCTCCTGGTTTTACAAGTGGAGATGCTATTGATGCAATAAATGAAGTAGCTAAAGAATCTTTACCTAGAGGTTATGATGTTGCTTGGGAAGGTTTGTCTTACGATGAAGCACAAAGAGGAAATGAATCTATTTATATTTTTGCTGTAGTTTTAATTTTTGTGTATTTCGTTCTTGCGGCACAGTATGAAAGTTTCTTGCTTCCTTTTGCTATAATTTTATCATTACCTGTTGGGGTTTTAGGGTCTTTTTTGTTACTAAAAGCTATGGGGCTTGCTAATGATGTTTATGCACAAATTGGACTTATTATGTTAGTGGGGCTGTTGGGTAAAAACGGAGTTCTTATAGTCGAGTTTGCAGTGCAAAAAAGGCGACAGGGAAGTACAATACTTGAAGCGGCAATTGAAGGTGCAAAGGTTAGATTTAGACCAATTCTGATGACATCTTTCGCTTTTATGGCGGGTCTTATTCCTTTAGTAGTTGCTCATGGAGCTGGCGCAATTGGAAATAAAACTATTGGAGGTTCTGCCATGGGAGGTATGTTAATGGGTACCGTTTTCGGTATTCTAATTATTCCAGGTTTGTATTACATTTTTGCTACTATGGCTGATGGTAGAAGCTTAATTAAAGGAGAATCTACCGAACCTGTTTCTGAAGAATTAGTAAGAAATAGTGAGGGTAAAAGTAAAACTAATGTAGCACTTAAAGAGGTTAAAAAGCTTTTGAAAAAACTAACTCAAAAAAATGAAAATGAATAA
- a CDS encoding TolC family protein — translation MKMNNKLGKIIAYKKSFLIGFLSVMFLYACVPTKAIKEEDRSMPEQYENQSSDSLNTAATVKWRDFFSDPYLVSLIDSALVNNQELNIMLQRVSMAQNEIKVRKGEYLPFVNFYGGAEVEKVGEYTRNGAVEEGLNIREDENFPDPLPNYTFGLSASWELDVWKKLRNAKKSAVYEYLASVEGKNFMVTNLVSEIADSYYELLALDNQLVIIDQNLELQKNALTMVDLQKQAARATALAVKKFEAEVLKNKSHRYEIKQQIVEVENKINFLLGKSPTPIQRSTDDFINKTLDTIYTGVPSQLLQNRTDIRQAELELASAKLNIKVAKANFYPSIGIKAGIGLEAFNPRYLNAAPESLLYSVVGDVVGPLINRNAIKAEYKNANSRQIQAVYEYEKSILNAFVEVSNQVSNINNLKMSYDLKKGQVNALTESIDVAMLLFQSARADYMEVLLTQRDALESKIELVETKKDQMLAQVNMYRALGGGWN, via the coding sequence ATGAAAATGAATAATAAATTAGGAAAAATTATAGCATATAAAAAATCATTTTTGATTGGTTTTTTAAGTGTTATGTTTTTATACGCCTGTGTACCTACCAAAGCAATTAAAGAAGAAGATAGAAGTATGCCAGAGCAATACGAAAACCAATCTTCAGATAGTTTAAATACTGCAGCTACTGTTAAGTGGAGAGATTTTTTTTCAGACCCTTACTTGGTTTCATTAATTGATAGCGCTTTAGTAAATAATCAAGAGCTTAATATTATGTTGCAACGGGTAAGCATGGCTCAAAATGAAATTAAAGTTAGAAAAGGAGAATATTTACCTTTTGTTAATTTTTATGGAGGAGCTGAGGTTGAGAAAGTTGGAGAGTATACTAGAAATGGAGCTGTGGAAGAAGGTCTGAATATTAGAGAAGATGAAAATTTTCCAGATCCTTTGCCAAACTATACTTTTGGTTTATCAGCATCATGGGAGCTTGATGTTTGGAAAAAGCTACGCAATGCAAAAAAATCAGCAGTTTATGAATATTTAGCATCTGTTGAAGGTAAAAACTTTATGGTTACTAATTTGGTTTCAGAAATTGCCGATTCTTATTACGAGCTTTTAGCTTTAGATAACCAATTGGTTATAATTGACCAGAATTTAGAACTACAGAAAAATGCTTTAACAATGGTCGATTTACAAAAGCAAGCAGCAAGAGCAACAGCATTAGCTGTTAAAAAATTCGAAGCTGAAGTTTTAAAGAATAAGAGCCATAGGTATGAAATTAAACAGCAAATTGTAGAAGTAGAAAATAAAATAAATTTTCTACTAGGTAAATCCCCAACGCCTATTCAGCGTAGTACAGATGATTTTATCAATAAAACGTTAGATACTATTTATACTGGTGTACCATCGCAATTATTGCAAAATCGTACAGATATTAGACAGGCAGAGCTAGAGTTGGCATCTGCAAAATTAAATATCAAAGTGGCGAAGGCTAATTTTTACCCATCAATAGGTATTAAAGCAGGTATTGGTTTAGAGGCTTTTAATCCTAGATATTTAAACGCAGCTCCAGAGTCTCTTTTGTATTCTGTAGTAGGTGATGTTGTAGGCCCTTTAATTAATAGAAATGCTATTAAGGCAGAATATAAAAATGCAAATAGTAGGCAAATACAAGCTGTTTATGAGTATGAAAAATCGATATTGAATGCTTTTGTTGAGGTTTCTAATCAGGTTTCAAATATCAATAACTTAAAAATGAGTTATGATTTAAAAAAAGGACAAGTAAATGCCTTAACGGAATCTATAGATGTAGCGATGCTGCTTTTTCAATCTGCTCGTGCAGATTATATGGAGGTTTTATTAACGCAACGTGATGCATTAGAATCTAAAATTGAACTAGTGGAAACTAAAAAAGATCAAATGTTGGCTCAAGTAAATATGTACAGAGCCTTAGGTGGTGGATGGAATTAA
- a CDS encoding heavy metal-binding domain-containing protein — protein sequence MENFKHIKVTTTSSLQNVEIEEYIEPISVNIVIGMNFFKDFLTGFRDVFGGKSNTYTKSLEKINEQAIYELKRRAHYLNANYVIGLSIDNDEISSQGKSMLMVTAMGTAVRVAGKAKNVIKNATSINVEALEQLSLKAKLLESAEKDELVLNDNKWDLIIENQVSELIPFLLTKLTNNLSQYDVKNNIILFFDTLEREHTVTEVFKFLVNNEERDLEFVLEVIKELNLVDYDKNLKLLSSENKYLNRIGASIAVMHKETYFKSDLKPIRETILILEEKFPVKAKFLRSKETYSENEIDVWKCECGTENNLERDVCRECRKDIHGFKDSEIDFKEIKENLIFKLSLLEKNFS from the coding sequence ATGGAAAACTTTAAACATATAAAAGTAACAACAACATCATCGCTTCAAAATGTTGAAATAGAAGAATATATTGAGCCTATTTCGGTAAATATAGTCATTGGAATGAATTTCTTTAAAGACTTTTTAACAGGTTTTCGTGATGTTTTTGGAGGCAAATCTAACACTTACACAAAATCTTTAGAAAAAATTAATGAACAAGCTATTTATGAATTAAAGAGGAGGGCTCATTATTTAAATGCGAATTATGTTATTGGATTAAGTATCGATAATGATGAAATTTCGTCACAAGGAAAATCTATGTTGATGGTAACCGCAATGGGTACAGCAGTAAGAGTTGCCGGAAAAGCAAAAAATGTTATTAAAAACGCTACTTCAATTAATGTAGAAGCTTTAGAACAATTATCATTAAAAGCTAAATTATTAGAAAGTGCAGAAAAGGATGAACTTGTGTTAAATGATAATAAGTGGGACTTGATTATAGAAAACCAAGTTTCAGAACTTATTCCTTTTCTTTTAACCAAACTTACTAATAACTTAAGTCAATATGATGTCAAAAACAACATCATATTATTTTTTGATACTTTAGAGAGAGAACATACAGTAACTGAGGTTTTTAAATTTTTAGTGAATAATGAAGAAAGAGATTTAGAGTTTGTTTTGGAAGTTATTAAAGAATTGAATTTGGTAGATTATGATAAAAATTTAAAGCTTTTAAGTAGTGAAAATAAATACTTGAATAGAATTGGAGCGTCTATTGCCGTTATGCATAAGGAAACATATTTTAAGTCAGACCTAAAACCCATTCGAGAAACTATATTAATTTTAGAAGAAAAATTTCCTGTTAAGGCTAAATTTTTACGCTCTAAAGAAACATATTCTGAGAATGAAATTGATGTTTGGAAATGTGAATGTGGTACTGAGAATAATTTAGAGAGAGATGTTTGTAGAGAATGTAGAAAAGATATTCATGGCTTTAAAGATTCGGAAATCGACTTTAAAGAAATAAAAGAAAATTTAATTTTTAAACTGTCTCTCTTAGAAAAAAACTTTTCTTAA